One genomic region from Metallosphaera tengchongensis encodes:
- a CDS encoding tRNA(Phe) 7-((3-amino-3-carboxypropyl)-4-demethylwyosine(37)-N(4))-methyltransferase: protein MGGVWRDYKEEAYRRLLRDRDIGYLDPDISDLLMAFFRRDKSYTYSSCSGRITVIDSFYPWSRRDSSVVYKNHLGISKGELERIIEKGKVRRLWLVVQGPILHVYTQDYEEAWTVLEIARSVGFKHSGILTENNKGILVELRTGIKVAHAIDYTSHEGLEYLENLANEVLSKAKEKKNQLRDAILLSVGDDSVKLGENPEGETHVHDSV, encoded by the coding sequence TTGGGAGGCGTTTGGAGAGATTATAAGGAAGAAGCGTACAGAAGGCTCCTCAGAGATAGAGACATTGGATATCTGGACCCTGATATATCCGACCTCTTAATGGCTTTTTTCAGGAGGGATAAATCCTACACCTACAGTAGCTGTAGTGGGAGAATAACAGTCATAGATTCCTTTTATCCCTGGAGCAGGAGAGATTCATCTGTTGTCTACAAGAACCACCTGGGGATTTCAAAGGGTGAGCTAGAAAGGATAATTGAGAAAGGGAAGGTAAGGAGGCTCTGGCTAGTAGTCCAGGGACCCATTCTCCACGTCTACACTCAAGATTATGAGGAAGCGTGGACAGTGTTGGAGATAGCCAGGAGTGTAGGGTTCAAGCACAGTGGCATCTTGACCGAAAACAACAAAGGCATACTAGTAGAACTGAGAACAGGGATCAAAGTAGCCCACGCGATTGACTACACGAGTCACGAGGGGTTGGAGTACTTAGAAAACCTCGCTAATGAAGTCCTGTCCAAGGCTAAGGAGAAGAAAAACCAGTTGAGGGACGCTATACTCCTATCTGTAGGAGATGATTCTGTGAAGTTGGGGGAGAACCCTGAAGGGGAGACCCATGTCCATGACAGCGTCTGA
- a CDS encoding 7-carboxy-7-deazaguanine synthase QueE produces MQYWIVEIFTSIQGEGLVIGSPSNFVRLAGCNLRCVWCDTKNSWIREEGKPMRMEEILKSLNPAVRWTTVTGGEPLLQDILPLSLALKEMGYKIVVETNGTVKPKGELRKVVDVFSVSPKLSNSGHKLRYDFSDDWATYYKFVVVNPARELREVKDFVESQMINPEKVILQPDGNRPDYIQALKELSDAVMDMGLPFRVLPQLHRIISYR; encoded by the coding sequence GTGCAGTACTGGATTGTTGAAATATTTACTTCAATTCAAGGTGAGGGTTTAGTAATAGGTAGTCCATCCAATTTCGTGAGGTTAGCTGGGTGCAACTTACGCTGCGTCTGGTGCGATACCAAGAACTCTTGGATAAGGGAGGAGGGAAAGCCAATGAGGATGGAGGAGATCCTGAAGTCCCTTAATCCAGCTGTAAGATGGACAACGGTGACGGGAGGGGAACCTCTACTGCAGGACATACTTCCCCTATCCTTGGCTCTAAAGGAGATGGGATACAAGATAGTGGTTGAGACGAATGGGACTGTTAAGCCAAAGGGGGAGTTAAGGAAGGTAGTGGACGTTTTCTCCGTGTCTCCAAAGTTATCCAACTCAGGACATAAGCTCAGGTACGACTTCTCAGACGACTGGGCTACGTATTACAAGTTCGTTGTAGTCAACCCCGCCCGTGAGTTGAGGGAGGTCAAGGACTTCGTTGAGAGTCAGATGATAAACCCAGAGAAGGTCATACTCCAACCTGACGGTAACAGACCTGACTACATTCAGGCTTTAAAGGAATTATCAGACGCTGTCATGGACATGGGTCTCCCCTTCAGGGTTCTCCCCCAACTTCACAGAATCATCTCCTACAGATAG
- a CDS encoding NOG1 family protein — MLNPFERLSPLPPVEVLIDSVANKLGSINGKTVKEREIRRLKYFQDRVSLYNEFVKRFPRIDQLHPFYQTSLEIASGSLDKVRICLSKISRSSSVARSMLEKYQRLIRVSPEHRANSLMRAGFGRAASILREAKQCVDWISSVVVEVSKGKAIDPDLPTVIVAGPPNVGKSTLVSLISSAKPEVANYPFTTKEIHVGHMNCGAKVQVIDTPGILDRPDVERNVIERKAINALRNLRGVVVFLFDVSESANYTAEEQLNIYRSVSSLDKPIIVALNKVDNPDKALKEKILNSVNALEISCTIGQGITELKREIFKLLRTVIQDPSAVLDC; from the coding sequence ATGTTGAATCCCTTTGAGAGGCTATCTCCACTTCCACCGGTGGAGGTTTTGATTGATAGTGTTGCGAACAAGTTGGGGTCAATAAATGGGAAGACTGTGAAGGAGAGGGAGATAAGGAGACTCAAATACTTCCAGGATAGGGTCTCGCTCTACAACGAATTTGTGAAGCGTTTCCCCAGGATAGACCAACTTCACCCGTTTTACCAGACCTCCCTTGAGATAGCCTCCGGTTCTCTTGACAAGGTCAGGATTTGCCTGAGCAAAATAAGTAGAAGCTCCAGCGTAGCCAGGTCGATGTTGGAGAAGTACCAGAGGCTGATAAGGGTCAGTCCTGAGCATAGGGCAAACTCTTTGATGAGAGCGGGGTTTGGAAGGGCGGCCTCAATATTAAGGGAAGCTAAGCAATGCGTGGATTGGATATCCTCCGTGGTTGTTGAGGTTTCTAAGGGGAAAGCCATAGACCCAGATCTCCCCACAGTCATTGTCGCAGGACCTCCAAATGTTGGAAAATCGACTCTGGTCTCCCTAATCTCAAGCGCCAAGCCCGAGGTCGCGAACTACCCCTTCACCACTAAGGAGATCCACGTGGGTCACATGAATTGCGGAGCGAAGGTTCAGGTTATAGATACGCCTGGGATTTTAGATAGACCGGACGTTGAGAGGAACGTCATAGAGAGGAAGGCTATAAACGCCTTGAGGAATTTGAGGGGAGTGGTTGTTTTCCTGTTTGACGTGTCCGAATCTGCTAACTATACGGCTGAGGAGCAACTAAACATATACAGGTCGGTGAGCTCCCTCGATAAGCCTATAATCGTCGCTCTCAATAAGGTAGATAATCCAGATAAAGCATTGAAAGAGAAGATCCTAAATAGCGTGAACGCGTTGGAGATTAGTTGTACCATCGGGCAAGGAATTACCGAGCTGAAGAGGGAGATTTTTAAACTGCTCCGAACAGTTATTCAAGATCCTAGTGCAGTACTGGATTGTTGA
- the metG gene encoding methionine--tRNA ligase subunit beta, with protein MEITIEDFQKLEIKVGKVIEAERIEGTRLLKLKVDLGSETRQIVSGIAEYYTPDQILNKNVIVLTNLKPRIIRGFESQGMILAAGCKEDEQRGVKPVLLVPDGDAPQGTKVC; from the coding sequence ATGGAAATAACCATAGAGGACTTTCAAAAGCTAGAGATTAAGGTAGGTAAGGTCATTGAAGCTGAAAGGATAGAGGGAACTAGACTTCTCAAGTTGAAGGTGGACTTAGGCTCAGAGACCAGACAGATCGTGTCTGGGATAGCGGAGTACTACACCCCGGACCAAATTCTAAACAAGAACGTTATTGTACTCACCAACCTTAAGCCTAGGATAATAAGGGGTTTTGAAAGTCAAGGGATGATTTTAGCTGCGGGTTGCAAGGAGGACGAGCAAAGGGGAGTTAAGCCTGTTCTGCTTGTCCCTGATGGGGACGCCCCCCAGGGGACCAAAGTATGTTGA
- a CDS encoding phosphoribosylaminoimidazolesuccinocarboxamide synthase encodes MEKIGEGKTKEVFLLDEDHVLLKFKDTVTAGDGAKADVILGKGVLNAQTSAIIFRLLEREGISTHYVGMKDDRTMIAKKLKMIPVEVVLRNIATGSIVKRLPINEGEIFDPPIVEFFLKDDARHDPLLNYHHMRYLKLMEEGEAKEIEQIMFKVNEVLRRVVTNMKLSLYDFKLEFGRFNGRLMIGDEISLDSMRVRDPESGRILDKDLYRRGQPLEVVKASYSEFFNRLTQVV; translated from the coding sequence ATGGAAAAGATTGGCGAAGGAAAGACCAAGGAGGTCTTCCTTCTAGACGAGGACCACGTTTTACTTAAGTTCAAGGACACTGTGACGGCCGGGGACGGTGCCAAGGCTGATGTAATTTTAGGTAAGGGGGTTCTGAACGCGCAGACCTCAGCAATAATCTTCAGGCTCTTAGAAAGGGAGGGGATTTCTACACATTACGTGGGCATGAAGGACGACAGAACTATGATAGCCAAGAAGTTAAAGATGATCCCTGTAGAGGTGGTTTTGAGGAATATTGCAACAGGGAGCATCGTAAAGAGGTTGCCTATCAATGAGGGGGAAATTTTTGACCCTCCCATCGTAGAGTTCTTCTTAAAGGACGACGCCAGGCATGACCCACTGTTGAATTATCATCACATGAGGTACCTCAAGCTAATGGAAGAAGGGGAGGCGAAGGAGATAGAGCAGATAATGTTCAAGGTGAACGAAGTTTTGAGAAGGGTTGTAACCAACATGAAGCTTTCCCTGTACGATTTCAAACTGGAGTTCGGAAGGTTTAACGGAAGGCTCATGATAGGGGACGAGATCTCTTTGGACTCCATGAGAGTAAGGGACCCTGAAAGCGGGAGGATATTGGACAAGGATCTATACAGGAGGGGTCAGCCATTGGAGGTTGTAAAGGCGTCCTACTCTGAGTTCTTCAACAGGCTTACTCAGGTGGTGTAG
- a CDS encoding phosphoribosylformylglycinamidine synthase subunit PurS, whose product MYRVELIVINKDGVRDPEGETLKRYVLDPEVPNRISSARVGKFIELLVDASSKEEAERLVAKLAEEKRLYNPIVHKIRVRAERLEDGSS is encoded by the coding sequence GTGTACAGGGTGGAGCTCATAGTGATAAACAAGGACGGCGTGAGGGATCCAGAAGGGGAGACTCTAAAGAGATACGTACTTGATCCTGAAGTTCCCAATAGGATATCCTCAGCCAGAGTGGGGAAGTTCATAGAGCTTTTAGTAGATGCTAGCTCTAAGGAGGAAGCTGAAAGGCTTGTGGCAAAGTTGGCTGAGGAGAAGAGGCTCTACAACCCCATAGTTCATAAGATCAGAGTGAGGGCTGAAAGGCTTGAGGACGGCAGTTCTTAA
- the purQ gene encoding phosphoribosylformylglycinamidine synthase I encodes MRTAVLKFPGTTCEIDVAKALKKVGAEVEVVQFNKFDPDRYGGVVIPGGFSFGDYIRAGTIAANSEAMKRVKDMADEGKLVLGICNGFQILVESNILKGALLPNLNLRFITRWVRVKVRRRDTQFTKDSKETLFMPIAHMEGRYFLDDEELASRLSLFQYVDESGLPTPEANPNGSILNIAGISNDAGNVVGLMPHPERASFSTISPDGSTDGLEILKVFGK; translated from the coding sequence TTGAGGACGGCAGTTCTTAAGTTTCCAGGAACCACGTGCGAGATAGATGTCGCCAAAGCCCTGAAGAAAGTGGGGGCAGAAGTAGAGGTAGTCCAGTTTAACAAATTTGATCCCGACAGATACGGTGGGGTAGTCATCCCTGGAGGCTTCAGTTTCGGGGATTACATTAGAGCTGGAACTATAGCTGCCAACAGCGAAGCCATGAAGAGGGTTAAGGATATGGCTGATGAGGGAAAGTTGGTTCTGGGCATCTGCAATGGCTTCCAAATCTTGGTGGAGTCCAACATACTAAAGGGCGCCCTTCTCCCAAACCTAAACTTGAGGTTCATAACTAGATGGGTCAGGGTCAAGGTTAGAAGGAGAGACACACAGTTTACAAAAGACTCCAAGGAGACTTTGTTTATGCCAATAGCCCACATGGAAGGCAGGTATTTCCTGGACGACGAAGAACTTGCGTCTAGACTGTCCCTTTTCCAATATGTTGATGAAAGCGGACTACCGACACCAGAGGCAAACCCAAATGGATCCATACTTAACATTGCTGGAATATCCAACGACGCTGGTAACGTAGTTGGGCTTATGCCACACCCAGAGAGAGCATCGTTCTCTACAATTTCCCCAGATGGGTCCACAGACGGTCTGGAGATCCTAAAGGTGTTCGGGAAATGA
- the purL gene encoding phosphoribosylformylglycinamidine synthase subunit PurL has product MMLTLSQREMEVVRRVLNREPNEAEWKLVDALWSEHCSYKSSKVFLRSLPSTGPNVVMSVEDWQDAGAVDVGDGWALVLKVESHNHPSAIDPFNGAATGVGGILRDIISKGARPIALLDMIRVGRLDQKGKWLVKNIISGIGFYGNSVGVPVVGGELSFDETYNDNPLVDVACVGVVKKDSIVPSVVKESGLKLVLVGFTGLDGLGGASFASRKLSGLDEIGAVQIADPFAGKVIIDLTLEVAKDVSAIKDLGGGGLAVAVTEMANGLGAVVNLEKVPLRYRDLLPEEIIISETQERMLFAVKPEKVEAVCSKFQELNYPCAEIGEISTEPTIRFLYKGETVAQLPSDLLLNPPLVVWPAERKERSNSDSRPVELKEAIVRVMTHPDLVSKEWAYSQFDYEVGTSTVVKPGDGDSAVVELPNGRLLALKGDANQDLCSEDSYECGKAIVAETYRNLATVGARGIALVDHLQFGDPRKPEVYHDFIEAVRGISEASKFFSIPVVGGKVSFHNEDKEGNPIKPTPLVVMAGLVEGKLGKGKPQEGSLVLLGLTRNELRGTLYSRLFGGRGSIPKVRLMEDELASKLVIKGINEDKVKWSKDLSKGGLAGAVLPLIVNGLTVAITSGAIQGTSDILAKMFSEGSGRFLVVTDDPQWFLYQAGRLGIQASVIGKAYQGSDLIIDEKSFNTEKITSNYFRFLEEVL; this is encoded by the coding sequence ATGATGCTCACCCTTTCTCAAAGGGAAATGGAAGTGGTTAGGAGGGTTCTGAATAGGGAACCCAATGAGGCTGAGTGGAAACTAGTAGATGCGCTCTGGTCTGAGCACTGCTCCTATAAGAGCTCAAAGGTGTTTCTGAGAAGCCTTCCAAGCACCGGACCTAACGTAGTGATGAGCGTGGAAGATTGGCAAGATGCAGGTGCTGTGGACGTTGGGGACGGTTGGGCTCTAGTACTTAAGGTGGAGAGCCATAATCACCCGTCAGCCATTGACCCTTTCAACGGCGCAGCAACTGGAGTGGGGGGAATACTCAGGGACATTATCAGTAAAGGTGCCCGTCCCATTGCACTCCTTGATATGATCAGGGTCGGGAGGTTAGACCAGAAGGGGAAGTGGCTGGTCAAAAACATCATCTCCGGTATCGGATTCTACGGTAATAGCGTGGGGGTACCAGTTGTTGGTGGGGAGCTTTCCTTCGACGAAACTTACAATGACAATCCTCTGGTGGATGTGGCGTGTGTAGGGGTAGTAAAGAAGGACTCCATAGTTCCTAGCGTAGTCAAGGAGTCCGGTCTAAAGCTCGTGCTGGTGGGTTTCACGGGGTTGGACGGTCTGGGTGGAGCGTCCTTTGCGTCCCGTAAACTAAGCGGATTAGATGAAATAGGCGCAGTCCAGATCGCTGACCCCTTTGCAGGGAAGGTAATAATTGACCTTACGCTTGAGGTCGCGAAGGACGTCAGCGCTATTAAAGATCTAGGGGGCGGTGGACTGGCCGTGGCAGTGACAGAAATGGCTAACGGCTTAGGAGCCGTAGTTAACCTTGAAAAAGTCCCTTTGAGATATAGGGATTTGTTACCTGAGGAGATTATTATCTCAGAGACTCAGGAAAGGATGCTGTTCGCAGTTAAGCCAGAGAAAGTTGAGGCAGTGTGTTCGAAGTTTCAAGAGCTCAACTACCCATGCGCCGAGATAGGAGAAATCTCAACAGAGCCTACCATAAGGTTTCTCTATAAGGGTGAGACGGTCGCTCAGTTGCCCTCTGATCTACTGTTGAACCCTCCTCTAGTGGTCTGGCCCGCAGAGAGGAAGGAAAGATCAAATTCTGACTCTAGACCAGTGGAACTAAAGGAAGCCATCGTAAGGGTAATGACGCACCCGGACCTAGTAAGCAAGGAGTGGGCATACTCCCAGTTTGACTATGAGGTTGGGACGTCTACAGTTGTGAAACCTGGAGATGGGGACAGCGCAGTTGTGGAGTTACCCAATGGGAGGTTACTGGCGTTAAAGGGAGATGCGAACCAAGACCTATGTAGCGAGGACAGCTACGAATGCGGTAAGGCCATAGTCGCCGAAACTTATAGGAACTTAGCTACCGTTGGCGCCAGGGGGATAGCCCTGGTGGACCACTTGCAGTTTGGAGATCCAAGAAAGCCAGAGGTTTACCACGACTTCATCGAGGCTGTGAGGGGCATTTCGGAGGCTTCAAAGTTCTTCTCTATTCCAGTGGTGGGCGGAAAGGTATCGTTCCACAATGAGGACAAGGAAGGGAATCCTATAAAGCCAACACCTCTAGTGGTCATGGCGGGGCTGGTGGAAGGGAAGCTAGGAAAAGGAAAGCCTCAAGAGGGCTCACTAGTTTTGTTGGGTTTAACAAGGAATGAACTTCGAGGAACTCTTTATAGCAGATTATTCGGCGGAAGAGGAAGTATACCGAAGGTTAGGTTGATGGAGGACGAGCTGGCTTCCAAACTCGTCATAAAGGGGATCAATGAGGACAAGGTTAAGTGGAGCAAGGACCTGTCTAAAGGTGGTCTTGCCGGCGCTGTTTTGCCATTAATAGTCAACGGCTTGACAGTAGCCATAACCAGCGGAGCTATCCAAGGGACTTCAGATATTTTAGCCAAAATGTTCTCCGAGGGTAGTGGAAGGTTCCTTGTGGTAACTGACGATCCGCAGTGGTTCCTATATCAGGCGGGAAGGCTGGGAATTCAAGCCTCAGTTATAGGAAAGGCATACCAGGGTTCTGACCTAATTATAGATGAAAAATCATTCAATACAGAGAAAATTACTAGCAACTATTTCAGGTTCTTGGAGGAGGTTCTATGA
- the purF gene encoding amidophosphoribosyltransferase, which produces MKEHCGVFGVVGEDATRLTYEGLKLLQHRGQESAGISWIERGSVVTKKGLGLVGEALDPKELRNAQMAIGHVRYSTTGSTTITEAQPLSNERISVSFNGTITNHFHFGEFATDTEFILNFLSKELEREGDLVRAAKSFMDVADGAYSLLILSDEELIAMRDPRGFRPLVVGEIDGSKVVSSEDSAIKQLGGKVIGSVHPGELVVIKEKGISRESVYNLPSATCAFEYIYFSRSDSVIDGISVYTSRVRLGELLAERHPAKGDIVVPVPDSSRPIALGFSRKSGIPLEEALVRTVSSKRSFIMPSNEKRNEVLKEKFGVVERAVSGKRVVLIDDSIVRGNTMKRLIASLRNGGATEIHVRIGSPMIRYPCYMGIDFPRRSELLANLGDIKRIASEVGADSVEYLETDEMERAIGRKNLCEACFSGVYPLKGKYDLSKLERVFSR; this is translated from the coding sequence ATGAAAGAACATTGCGGAGTCTTTGGAGTGGTTGGGGAGGACGCAACGAGGCTTACCTACGAGGGATTGAAGCTTCTTCAGCATAGGGGACAGGAGTCCGCTGGGATATCTTGGATAGAGCGAGGTAGTGTTGTTACGAAGAAGGGACTTGGTCTCGTGGGTGAGGCACTTGATCCCAAAGAGCTTAGGAACGCCCAGATGGCGATAGGTCACGTAAGGTACTCTACAACTGGGTCTACAACTATCACGGAGGCTCAGCCCTTAAGTAACGAAAGGATTTCAGTATCCTTCAACGGAACCATTACCAACCACTTCCATTTTGGTGAATTCGCGACAGACACTGAGTTTATCCTTAACTTCCTCTCCAAGGAGTTAGAGAGAGAAGGTGACTTGGTCAGGGCTGCCAAGTCCTTCATGGACGTAGCTGACGGGGCTTATTCCCTCCTGATTCTATCTGATGAAGAGCTCATAGCCATGAGGGATCCAAGGGGATTTCGCCCCCTAGTCGTAGGCGAAATTGACGGGAGCAAGGTAGTGTCATCGGAGGACTCTGCTATCAAACAGTTGGGAGGTAAGGTTATTGGGTCTGTACATCCTGGAGAGTTGGTCGTAATTAAGGAAAAAGGGATATCAAGGGAGAGCGTATACAACCTTCCTTCGGCTACTTGCGCCTTTGAGTACATTTACTTCTCCAGGAGCGACTCGGTAATAGACGGGATCTCCGTCTATACCTCCAGGGTTAGACTAGGGGAGTTGTTGGCAGAGAGGCATCCTGCAAAAGGTGACATTGTAGTTCCAGTTCCAGACTCGTCAAGACCCATAGCCTTAGGCTTCTCAAGGAAGAGCGGTATACCGCTGGAGGAGGCTTTGGTGAGGACAGTCTCCTCAAAGAGGTCTTTCATTATGCCCTCTAATGAGAAAAGGAATGAGGTACTCAAGGAGAAGTTCGGTGTTGTGGAACGAGCAGTCAGCGGTAAAAGGGTGGTACTTATTGACGACTCCATAGTGAGGGGAAATACCATGAAGAGACTCATAGCGTCCCTGAGAAACGGAGGCGCTACAGAAATTCACGTTAGGATTGGTTCCCCCATGATAAGGTATCCATGTTATATGGGTATTGACTTCCCCAGGAGATCCGAGCTTTTGGCCAACTTGGGGGACATCAAGAGGATCGCTAGTGAGGTAGGAGCTGACAGCGTTGAGTATCTTGAAACTGACGAAATGGAGAGAGCCATCGGGAGGAAGAACCTCTGCGAAGCTTGCTTCTCTGGTGTCTACCCACTAAAGGGTAAGTATGACCTCTCAAAATTGGAGAGGGTTTTCTCGAGGTGA
- a CDS encoding amidophosphoribosyltransferase: MAGIVGILAFDRVWNVGKFLKYSMVGLQHRGYASSGVAMLNNEIVFATKDVAPEDLELDMEGWAGIGYTGSRNGYPIVNEDVAISVDGVLRNPEEFLKKFTKDPRKALEEEKGVYSLIALTRDGDMIGYRDETGIRPLSLGGFGFDMAIIASEPVAMSVIGGDFRREIEPGEMVTVNSLNIKAERIKEPKKAYCSIEYVYQARIDSFANERSIYETRVKIGEQLAEERPIDADTVIGVPDTALPFALGYSRKLGIPMDLGFTRTGSPIRTMLASDSFLKIVGVQLKLNPIKDAVFGKRVVLIDDSMVTGTTLKNTIMSLRKLGAKEVHVLIGSPKLVSKCPYGVEVPEERELIAANLGEEQIARVLGADSIHWLTLDGLKKVTNYNLCTGCMTKSYPKVI; the protein is encoded by the coding sequence ATGGCAGGAATAGTAGGAATATTAGCCTTCGATAGGGTTTGGAACGTAGGTAAGTTTTTGAAGTACTCCATGGTAGGGCTCCAGCACAGGGGTTACGCGTCCAGTGGGGTAGCAATGCTAAATAACGAGATAGTGTTTGCTACAAAGGACGTGGCACCTGAGGACTTGGAGCTTGATATGGAAGGATGGGCAGGGATAGGGTACACCGGCTCAAGGAATGGATATCCCATAGTTAACGAAGATGTGGCCATATCAGTTGACGGAGTGTTGAGGAATCCCGAGGAGTTCTTGAAGAAGTTCACCAAGGATCCAAGAAAGGCTTTGGAGGAGGAGAAGGGAGTTTATTCCCTGATTGCCTTAACTAGGGACGGAGATATGATAGGGTACAGGGACGAAACCGGGATAAGACCGCTCAGCCTCGGTGGTTTCGGATTTGATATGGCAATAATAGCGTCGGAACCCGTCGCCATGTCTGTCATAGGAGGTGACTTCAGAAGGGAGATAGAACCAGGAGAAATGGTAACGGTGAACAGCCTTAACATAAAGGCTGAAAGGATAAAAGAGCCCAAGAAAGCCTACTGCTCCATAGAGTACGTCTATCAAGCCAGGATCGACAGCTTCGCCAACGAGAGGAGCATTTACGAGACCAGGGTAAAGATAGGGGAACAGTTAGCTGAGGAAAGACCTATAGATGCAGACACGGTCATTGGGGTGCCGGATACAGCTTTACCTTTTGCTCTAGGATATTCTAGAAAGCTCGGGATACCAATGGACCTAGGTTTCACCAGGACTGGAAGCCCCATAAGGACAATGCTAGCGTCAGATAGTTTCCTAAAGATAGTGGGAGTTCAGCTCAAGCTTAATCCAATTAAGGACGCGGTGTTCGGGAAAAGGGTAGTCTTAATAGACGACTCCATGGTCACTGGAACTACTCTCAAAAACACAATAATGAGCCTAAGGAAACTGGGCGCAAAAGAGGTTCACGTTCTGATTGGTAGCCCTAAGCTAGTGTCCAAGTGCCCGTATGGCGTTGAGGTCCCAGAGGAAAGAGAGCTCATCGCTGCAAACCTTGGGGAGGAACAAATTGCCAGGGTTTTGGGTGCAGACTCCATCCATTGGCTCACGCTAGACGGTTTGAAGAAAGTGACCAACTATAACCTATGCACAGGTTGTATGACCAAGAGTTATCCAAAGGTGATCTAG
- the purD gene encoding phosphoribosylamine--glycine ligase, producing the protein MKVLLVGDGAREHAMAEALANSAEGYRVFALSSYVNPGIREAVLRTGGDYVTGNINSRDEVKRAISRFNPDFGVIGPEDPLFYGVADEFRANGIPVVGPNKAAAEIERSKVWMRSLMWKYNIEGRLRYKAFSSIEEASKFILEYQGSVAVKPSEQVGGKGVKVVADIQAYLSKEKRRALSKSVNEIGSLVKNEIKIIIEERVDGPEYTLHVLTDGQTFLPLPLAQDYKHAYQDGIGPETGGMGSISGPGHLLPFINQEEYQGTLDIIKKTADAIRTEAGESYKGFISGQMMLTELWGPTVIEFYSRMGDPETTAIIPRIDSDFGYLLQLTAEEKLSKATLSVKEEGAVVKAVAPLGYPLRRDLATGKEIQLDLKAMRERGCNVYFGSIAYEGGKLITRGSRALELVSLGEFQEASNRLDGCVKMISANTELVFRRDIGKSLRDQIEKAEIVRYSYRNRIKRDALGVSADWAPNGGLW; encoded by the coding sequence ATGAAAGTGTTGCTAGTTGGAGACGGAGCAAGAGAGCACGCCATGGCTGAGGCGTTGGCCAATTCGGCTGAAGGGTATAGGGTATTCGCTCTCTCATCATATGTGAACCCTGGAATAAGGGAAGCAGTCCTAAGGACTGGTGGGGACTACGTCACTGGAAACATTAATTCCAGGGACGAGGTAAAGAGAGCAATATCTAGGTTCAATCCGGATTTCGGGGTAATAGGTCCTGAGGACCCTCTATTTTATGGGGTTGCAGACGAGTTCAGAGCCAACGGTATTCCTGTGGTGGGGCCCAATAAAGCCGCTGCGGAAATAGAAAGGTCAAAGGTCTGGATGAGATCTCTCATGTGGAAGTACAATATTGAAGGAAGGTTAAGGTACAAAGCTTTCTCAAGCATAGAGGAAGCGTCAAAGTTCATTTTGGAGTATCAAGGCTCAGTAGCGGTTAAACCCTCCGAGCAGGTTGGGGGTAAAGGGGTTAAGGTAGTCGCTGACATACAGGCCTACCTCTCAAAGGAGAAAAGAAGGGCCCTGAGCAAAAGCGTGAACGAGATTGGCTCCCTTGTAAAGAACGAGATCAAGATCATTATTGAGGAGAGGGTTGACGGACCGGAGTACACTCTTCACGTCCTAACTGATGGACAGACTTTCTTGCCTCTACCCTTGGCGCAAGACTACAAACACGCTTATCAGGATGGGATAGGTCCGGAAACTGGAGGCATGGGATCCATCTCAGGTCCGGGACACCTGCTCCCCTTCATTAACCAGGAAGAATACCAAGGAACTTTGGATATTATAAAAAAGACTGCAGATGCCATAAGGACGGAAGCTGGAGAGAGCTACAAGGGCTTTATCTCAGGTCAGATGATGCTCACCGAGTTGTGGGGGCCTACGGTGATCGAGTTCTATTCGAGGATGGGGGATCCGGAAACTACAGCAATCATTCCTAGAATTGATTCTGACTTCGGTTACTTACTCCAGTTAACAGCTGAGGAGAAGCTCTCAAAGGCAACCCTCTCAGTCAAGGAAGAAGGAGCAGTAGTTAAGGCTGTAGCTCCTCTAGGTTATCCCTTAAGGAGAGATCTAGCCACAGGTAAGGAGATCCAGCTGGATCTCAAAGCAATGAGGGAGAGAGGCTGTAACGTATACTTCGGCTCAATCGCTTATGAGGGAGGGAAACTGATCACCAGAGGATCCAGGGCCCTGGAGCTGGTATCTCTAGGGGAGTTTCAAGAAGCCTCAAATAGGTTGGACGGATGCGTAAAAATGATCAGTGCAAACACGGAGCTGGTATTTAGAAGGGACATAGGGAAGTCCTTGCGTGACCAGATAGAGAAGGCTGAGATAGTGAGGTACTCATACAGGAACAGAATCAAAAGGGACGCACTGGGGGTCTCCGCAGACTGGGCACCCAACGGTGGTCTCTGGTGA